From a region of the Janthinobacterium sp. 61 genome:
- the hrpA gene encoding ATP-dependent RNA helicase HrpA, translated as MSSASNKSSPPSSVANVPASGDVSTPAAAPAQGRQRPPVSQQRPQAPRTEQQKQQQQQRAPRPPREGQAPRNDQASREERESREGRDAARAAREAEKAFRNPLPPITYPEDLPVSGRRAEIAKALMENQVIIVSGETGSGKTTQLPKICLELGRGQKGMIGHTQPRRIAASSTAKRIAQELGTPLGETVGFKVRFTDTLSRGASVKLMTDGILLAETQTDPLLKNYDTIIIDEAHERSLNIDFLLGYLKQLLPRRPDLKIIITSATIDAERFSRHFGTPEKPAPVIEVSGRLYQVEVRYRPVEREQVAMPGAGSNADKPGQRTAAAREKRDLMDAVVDGVEELCRIGSGDVLVFLPGEREIRDCAEALRKHHPPHVEILPLFARLSAEEQERVFKTSNARRIVLATNVAETSLTVPGIRYVVDAGLARVKRYSYRNKVEQLQVEPIAQSAANQRAGRCGRVADGVCIRLYEEQDYLLRPKFTEPEILRSSLAAVILRMKSLHLTDVETFPFIEPPLARAVADGYQLLQELGAVDEVNKLTPLGNKLAKLPLDPRVGRMILAALDNACLTEVLIVASALSVQDPRDRPMEHQQAADEAHKKFADEKSEFLSYLKIWRWFESAIEHKKTNRQLQDNCRTNFLSQMRLREWRDVHSQLLTIVKEQGWRLNEAPATYDNLHMALLTGLLGNIGFKGEDEPGAGYLGARGIKFHIWPGSSLLKKPGKWIMAAELVDTTRLYARCVAQIQPEWLEKVGVHLLKKSWGEPRWEKRSAQVTASERATLYGLVVYSQRRINYGNFNLPEAREIFIRDALVGGDFDTRAPFFAHNHKLIKDIENLEHKSRRLDVLVDDELIAAFYDKLLPADVCNGAGFEKWHKDATRDNPKLLYLNREELMRHEAAGVTTDLFPKTMSVTGLEMGLTYHFEPGSVRDGVTLSVPLYALNQLPRERCEWLVPGMLKEKVHLLLKSLPQKLRRHCVPLPDYAAKFCERVHEAGVFGRGDLIDAIILDIRTQITINVLTTDFKPETLPAHHFMNFKVIDEHGRQLDMGRNLATLQAEFGGQARQSFQKLAEVSGVSGTGTPGANVAGAQVASRLQAQAQGAAANAATGKGGAPAKGAAAAAAPASPNATVSQHMGLTAWTFGELPELLEIVQGKLTLIGFPALVDKGTHCDLEVFDDPTVAARTHKIGLRRLFALQMKEQIKYVEKSIPGLQQMGMQFMALGSQEELREQITNKALDIACLQDPLPLDAASFAKRQAEGKSRLVLLVNEIARLLSQVLTEFHGLPKRLQNIPAAAATDIQSQLQGLVHKRFLTENEYTQLAHFPRYLKAINVRLEKLRADPARDTKLMAEWQSAAAPYLRQAKDRQAGKNTDPKLVEFRWMLEELRVSLFAQELRTPMPVSAKRLQKVWESMQR; from the coding sequence ATGTCTTCAGCCAGCAATAAGTCTTCCCCTCCTTCCTCCGTTGCAAATGTGCCCGCCAGCGGGGATGTTTCCACGCCTGCCGCCGCGCCTGCGCAGGGCCGCCAGCGCCCGCCCGTGAGCCAGCAAAGGCCGCAGGCGCCACGCACGGAACAGCAGAAACAGCAACAGCAGCAGCGCGCGCCGCGCCCGCCGCGCGAGGGGCAGGCGCCGCGCAATGACCAGGCTAGCCGCGAAGAGCGCGAGAGTCGCGAGGGCCGTGACGCTGCCCGCGCCGCGCGCGAGGCGGAAAAGGCATTCCGCAATCCGCTGCCGCCGATTACCTATCCGGAAGACTTGCCCGTTTCGGGCCGGCGCGCCGAAATCGCCAAGGCCCTGATGGAAAACCAGGTCATCATCGTCTCGGGTGAGACGGGTTCCGGCAAGACGACGCAGTTGCCGAAGATTTGCCTGGAACTGGGACGTGGCCAGAAGGGCATGATCGGCCACACGCAGCCGCGGCGTATCGCCGCTTCCTCGACGGCCAAGCGCATCGCGCAGGAGCTGGGAACGCCGCTGGGCGAAACGGTGGGTTTCAAGGTGCGCTTTACCGACACCCTGAGCCGTGGCGCCTCCGTCAAGCTGATGACGGACGGTATCTTGCTGGCCGAGACGCAGACCGACCCGTTGTTGAAAAATTACGACACCATCATCATCGATGAAGCGCACGAACGCAGCCTGAACATCGATTTCCTGCTCGGCTATCTGAAACAGCTGCTGCCGCGCCGCCCCGATTTAAAAATCATCATCACCTCGGCCACCATCGATGCGGAACGCTTCTCGCGCCATTTCGGCACGCCGGAAAAGCCGGCGCCCGTGATCGAAGTGTCGGGCCGTTTGTACCAGGTGGAAGTGCGCTACCGCCCCGTGGAACGCGAGCAGGTAGCCATGCCGGGCGCAGGCAGCAATGCCGACAAGCCGGGCCAGCGCACCGCCGCCGCGCGCGAAAAGCGCGACCTGATGGATGCCGTCGTCGATGGCGTGGAAGAGCTGTGCCGCATCGGCTCGGGTGACGTGCTGGTGTTCTTGCCCGGTGAGCGCGAAATCCGCGACTGCGCCGAAGCGCTGCGCAAACACCATCCGCCGCATGTGGAGATTTTGCCCCTGTTCGCCCGTTTGTCCGCCGAAGAGCAGGAGCGCGTGTTCAAGACCAGCAATGCGCGCCGCATCGTGCTGGCGACCAACGTGGCGGAAACCTCGCTGACCGTGCCCGGCATCCGCTATGTGGTCGACGCGGGCCTGGCGCGGGTCAAGCGCTACAGTTATCGGAACAAGGTCGAGCAACTGCAGGTCGAGCCGATCGCCCAGTCGGCCGCCAACCAGCGCGCTGGCCGTTGCGGCCGGGTGGCCGATGGCGTCTGCATCCGCCTGTATGAAGAGCAGGATTATCTGCTGCGGCCCAAATTCACGGAGCCGGAAATCCTGCGCTCCTCGCTGGCGGCCGTCATCCTGCGCATGAAATCTCTGCACCTGACGGACGTGGAAACCTTCCCCTTCATCGAGCCGCCGCTGGCGCGCGCGGTGGCCGACGGCTACCAGTTGCTGCAGGAACTGGGCGCCGTCGATGAAGTCAATAAACTGACGCCGCTGGGCAACAAGCTGGCCAAGCTGCCGCTGGACCCGCGCGTGGGCCGCATGATCCTGGCCGCGCTGGATAACGCCTGCCTGACGGAAGTACTGATCGTCGCCTCCGCGTTGTCGGTGCAGGACCCGCGCGACCGCCCGATGGAGCACCAGCAGGCGGCTGACGAGGCGCACAAGAAGTTTGCCGATGAAAAGTCGGAATTCTTGAGCTATCTTAAAATCTGGCGCTGGTTCGAGTCTGCCATCGAGCACAAGAAAACCAACCGCCAGCTGCAGGACAATTGCCGCACGAATTTCCTGTCGCAGATGCGCTTGCGCGAATGGCGCGACGTGCACTCGCAGTTGCTGACCATCGTCAAGGAACAGGGCTGGCGCCTGAACGAAGCACCTGCTACCTATGATAATTTGCACATGGCCTTGCTGACCGGCTTGCTGGGCAATATCGGTTTCAAGGGCGAGGACGAGCCGGGTGCGGGCTATCTGGGCGCGCGCGGCATCAAGTTCCACATCTGGCCCGGTTCCTCGCTGCTGAAAAAGCCGGGCAAGTGGATCATGGCGGCCGAACTGGTCGACACGACGCGTTTGTACGCGCGCTGCGTGGCGCAGATCCAGCCCGAGTGGCTGGAAAAAGTGGGCGTGCACCTGCTGAAGAAATCGTGGGGCGAGCCGCGTTGGGAAAAGCGTTCGGCGCAAGTGACGGCGTCCGAACGGGCGACTTTGTATGGGCTGGTGGTGTACAGCCAGCGCCGCATCAATTACGGCAATTTCAACTTGCCGGAAGCGCGCGAAATCTTCATCCGCGATGCGCTCGTCGGCGGCGACTTCGACACGCGCGCGCCATTCTTTGCGCACAACCACAAGCTGATCAAGGACATCGAAAACCTTGAGCACAAATCGCGCCGCCTGGACGTGCTGGTCGACGATGAACTGATCGCCGCCTTCTACGACAAGCTGCTGCCGGCCGACGTGTGCAATGGCGCCGGTTTCGAAAAATGGCACAAGGATGCCACGCGCGACAATCCGAAGCTGCTGTATTTGAACCGCGAAGAGCTGATGCGCCACGAGGCGGCAGGCGTGACGACGGATCTGTTCCCGAAAACCATGTCCGTGACGGGCCTGGAAATGGGTCTGACGTACCACTTCGAGCCTGGCAGCGTGCGCGATGGCGTGACGTTGAGCGTGCCGCTGTATGCGCTGAACCAGTTGCCGCGCGAACGCTGCGAATGGCTGGTGCCGGGCATGCTGAAGGAAAAAGTGCATCTGCTGCTCAAGTCCTTGCCGCAAAAGCTGCGTCGCCACTGCGTGCCCTTGCCTGACTATGCGGCGAAATTCTGCGAGCGCGTGCACGAGGCGGGCGTGTTTGGCCGGGGTGACCTGATCGACGCCATCATCCTCGACATCCGCACGCAAATCACGATCAATGTGCTGACGACGGACTTCAAGCCGGAAACCCTGCCTGCCCATCACTTCATGAATTTCAAGGTGATCGACGAGCATGGCCGCCAGCTGGACATGGGCCGCAACCTGGCCACCCTGCAGGCGGAATTCGGCGGCCAGGCGCGCCAGAGTTTCCAGAAGCTGGCCGAAGTGTCGGGCGTGTCCGGCACGGGCACGCCCGGTGCCAATGTGGCGGGCGCGCAAGTGGCGTCGCGGCTGCAGGCGCAAGCCCAGGGTGCCGCCGCCAACGCGGCAACAGGCAAGGGCGGCGCGCCGGCCAAGGGAGCGGCTGCCGCTGCGGCGCCGGCGTCCCCGAATGCCACCGTCTCGCAGCACATGGGCTTGACGGCCTGGACCTTTGGCGAATTGCCGGAATTGCTGGAAATCGTGCAGGGCAAGCTGACCCTGATCGGCTTCCCGGCGCTGGTCGACAAGGGCACGCATTGCGACCTGGAAGTGTTTGACGACCCGACCGTGGCCGCGCGCACGCACAAGATCGGTTTGCGCCGATTGTTTGCGCTGCAAATGAAGGAGCAGATCAAGTACGTCGAGAAAAGCATTCCCGGCTTGCAGCAGATGGGCATGCAGTTCATGGCCCTGGGTTCGCAGGAAGAGTTGCGCGAGCAAATCACCAACAAGGCGCTTGATATTGCTTGTTTGCAAGATCCGCTGCCGCTGGACGCCGCCTCGTTCGCCAAGCGCCAGGCGGAGGGCAAGTCGCGCCTCGTGTTGCTGGTCAATGAAATCGCCCGTTTGCTGTCGCAAGTGCTGACGGAATTCCACGGCTTGCCCAAGCGCCTGCAGAATATTCCCGCTGCTGCGGCGACCGATATCCAGTCGCAGCTGCAGGGACTCGTGCATAAACGCTTCCTGACGGAAAACGAGTACACGCAGCTGGCGCATTTCCCCCGCTACCTGAAGGCGATCAACGTGCGCCTGGAAAAGCTGCGCGCCGACCCCGCGCGCGACACCAAGCTCATGGCCGAATGGCAATCGGCGGCCGCACCATACTTGCGCCAGGCCAAGGACCGCCAGGCCGGCAAGAACACGGACCCGAAACTGGTCGAGTTCCGCTGGATGCTCGAAGAGCTGCGCGTGTCCCTGTTTGCGCAGGAATTGCGTACGCCGATGCCGGTGTCGGCGAAACGGTTGCAAAAGGTATGGGAATCGATGCAGCGGTAG